A genomic stretch from Natronomonas gomsonensis includes:
- a CDS encoding helix-turn-helix domain-containing protein, translating into MSTSPDWTHPADERILRFLSENPPDYVPLIANRLGMHLGYVERRVDTLVDHGLLEPVSGEVIYAVTERGERYLKEGAVAVAPSDD; encoded by the coding sequence ATGTCGACGAGCCCCGATTGGACCCATCCGGCCGACGAGCGAATCCTGCGATTCCTCTCGGAGAACCCACCGGACTACGTGCCGCTCATCGCCAATCGGCTCGGGATGCACCTCGGCTACGTCGAACGGCGCGTCGACACGCTCGTCGACCACGGATTGCTCGAACCGGTCAGTGGGGAAGTGATTTACGCGGTGACCGAACGGGGCGAACGCTACCTCAAAGAGGGCGCCGTCGCCGTCGCCCCGAGCGACGACTAA
- a CDS encoding DUF7563 family protein → MPHCRNCEGFVTENYVRVFAPQEMSSVRVCPNCEDKLRDGAEVREARSTRQN, encoded by the coding sequence ATGCCACACTGCCGCAACTGCGAAGGGTTCGTGACGGAGAATTACGTCCGTGTGTTCGCACCGCAAGAGATGTCGTCGGTACGTGTCTGTCCGAACTGCGAGGACAAGTTGCGGGACGGGGCCGAGGTACGGGAGGCCCGTTCGACACGGCAGAACTGA
- a CDS encoding cupin domain-containing protein, which yields MRKVAIDDVDIELSPLGVHSVRRPVSDALGTDHFAMNYFELEPGESFSGGLHTHHDQEEVFYVQSGEATFEVADEPSTDATESVSVGAGEVIRFPPGQFQEGSNDADNDDPVVGFAFGAPSSKHDWDSIESVMPCSECGEETGHGLSLTEENTFEFTCTECGNELTF from the coding sequence ATGCGTAAGGTTGCCATCGACGACGTCGACATCGAGTTGAGTCCGCTGGGCGTCCACAGCGTCAGACGACCGGTCTCGGATGCGCTGGGCACCGACCACTTTGCGATGAACTACTTCGAACTCGAACCCGGCGAATCCTTCTCCGGTGGGCTTCATACTCACCACGACCAAGAGGAGGTGTTCTACGTCCAGTCCGGGGAGGCGACCTTCGAGGTCGCGGACGAACCCAGCACCGACGCCACCGAATCGGTCTCGGTCGGTGCCGGCGAAGTGATTCGGTTCCCGCCCGGGCAGTTCCAGGAGGGCTCCAACGACGCCGACAACGACGACCCGGTGGTCGGATTCGCCTTCGGCGCGCCCTCCTCGAAACACGACTGGGACTCCATCGAATCGGTGATGCCCTGCAGCGAGTGCGGCGAGGAGACTGGTCACGGTCTCTCGCTCACCGAGGAGAACACCTTCGAGTTCACCTGTACGGAGTGTGGGAACGAACTGACGTTTTGA
- a CDS encoding helix-turn-helix domain-containing protein yields MRYFDLVLTSEHNGIHPVDAELSRIDGVGREALLHIDSFGDGTGVLLYRLNGDRDSVVEAVKAHDSVISYDVLDVEAENTFHLYVHVHPGEPAGTLMALCYEFALIIDTPIEFTDRGGVLVTIVGTHDMLREALKAVLDHISVSIQQVGQYSPGTRDMLSMLTDRQREVFETAVEMGYYDIPRQVNQGELADELGCAPSTVDEHLRKAESKMLSALLRSTDPA; encoded by the coding sequence ATGCGATACTTCGACCTCGTCCTCACGTCGGAACACAACGGGATTCACCCGGTCGACGCGGAACTGTCCCGTATCGACGGGGTCGGACGCGAAGCGCTGCTCCACATCGACTCCTTCGGCGACGGCACCGGCGTGTTGCTGTACCGACTCAACGGCGACCGGGACAGCGTCGTCGAGGCAGTCAAAGCCCACGACTCCGTCATCAGCTACGACGTACTCGACGTCGAGGCCGAAAACACCTTCCACCTCTACGTCCACGTCCACCCGGGCGAACCCGCTGGCACCCTGATGGCGCTGTGTTACGAGTTCGCGCTCATCATCGACACGCCCATCGAGTTCACCGACCGCGGCGGCGTCCTCGTCACCATCGTCGGCACCCACGACATGCTCCGAGAGGCGCTGAAGGCCGTCCTCGACCACATCAGCGTCTCGATTCAACAGGTCGGCCAGTACTCTCCCGGAACACGGGACATGCTGTCGATGCTGACCGACCGCCAACGGGAAGTGTTCGAAACCGCCGTCGAGATGGGATACTACGACATCCCCAGACAGGTCAATCAGGGCGAGTTGGCTGACGAACTGGGATGTGCCCCGTCGACGGTCGACGAACACCTCCGGAAGGCCGAATCGAAGATGCTGTCGGCGCTGCTCCGGTCGACGGACCCAGCCTAG
- a CDS encoding tyrosine-type recombinase/integrase translates to MPIADFSRELERVSENIEASDEILNRNKDLILNYKQDRVLDGLSEATLLRNTQRLKKVAEQAEKPFDEMEKRDVKGLVTWVHEQDYTDETVDTYKSVIKAFWSWLKDAEQDETPPEVKWIKLSNGNGNGDTLPKDLLTKEDIEAQVNAAKNPRDKAFIYLLYETGARIGELIDLTVGDIEDRANGKKVVIEGKTGARRLPLVESVPHLNNWLNKHPNPEKDAPLWCKIQQGGPTKHLNPNNVDDIRDIHGIGPSRAEQLNDAGIETGRDLVNHSAEDLADIVSVNVTTAEKWLRQFDSDATLTSEMKLGYRYLREKILAATMERAGIDKPSNPHHYRHSRASYLATEMTEAQLCEWFGWVQGSDVPAKYVHLSGRDIDNAYDEMHGLYEPDEEEETPDVVECDRCQELNEPSASYCMRCGFALDQETAAEFEEQAEQDVKEDYRDTEPSDTETVELLDAFDDALDDPEFKEELLKRISD, encoded by the coding sequence ATGCCAATAGCTGACTTTTCTCGTGAACTGGAGAGAGTGAGCGAAAACATCGAAGCCTCTGACGAGATACTAAACCGGAACAAGGACCTGATTCTCAACTACAAGCAGGACCGTGTACTCGACGGATTGAGCGAAGCCACCCTACTGCGGAACACGCAACGGCTCAAGAAGGTGGCTGAGCAAGCCGAGAAACCATTTGATGAGATGGAAAAGCGGGACGTGAAAGGGCTGGTGACGTGGGTACACGAACAGGATTACACCGACGAAACGGTTGATACCTACAAATCTGTCATCAAGGCGTTTTGGAGTTGGCTGAAAGACGCCGAACAGGACGAAACGCCGCCGGAAGTGAAATGGATTAAACTGAGCAACGGCAACGGGAACGGTGATACGCTCCCGAAAGACTTGCTCACCAAAGAGGATATAGAAGCTCAAGTCAACGCCGCGAAAAACCCCCGCGACAAGGCGTTTATTTACCTATTATATGAAACGGGTGCCCGGATTGGGGAGCTAATCGACCTCACAGTCGGGGATATCGAAGACCGGGCGAACGGCAAGAAAGTCGTCATCGAAGGAAAGACCGGAGCGCGTCGGCTCCCGCTTGTTGAATCGGTACCCCACCTCAACAACTGGCTGAATAAGCACCCGAACCCGGAGAAAGATGCCCCACTGTGGTGCAAAATCCAACAGGGAGGCCCGACCAAACACCTGAACCCAAACAACGTTGACGACATACGCGACATACATGGAATCGGTCCGTCCCGAGCAGAACAACTGAACGACGCTGGCATTGAAACGGGCAGGGACCTAGTGAATCACTCAGCCGAAGACCTTGCAGACATAGTGAGCGTCAACGTAACAACCGCTGAAAAGTGGCTTCGGCAATTCGACTCAGACGCAACCCTCACGTCGGAAATGAAGCTCGGCTACCGCTATCTTCGTGAGAAGATTCTTGCGGCAACAATGGAACGTGCCGGGATTGACAAACCCTCAAATCCGCACCACTACCGACATTCCCGAGCATCTTACCTTGCGACAGAAATGACGGAAGCGCAACTGTGTGAGTGGTTCGGATGGGTTCAGGGCTCAGACGTGCCTGCGAAGTATGTCCATCTCTCGGGCCGTGACATCGACAACGCTTACGACGAGATGCATGGGTTGTACGAACCCGACGAGGAAGAGGAAACTCCCGACGTTGTTGAGTGTGACCGCTGTCAAGAACTCAACGAACCGAGCGCTTCGTACTGTATGCGATGTGGATTTGCGCTTGACCAAGAGACTGCTGCTGAATTTGAGGAACAGGCCGAACAAGATGTGAAGGAGGACTACCGTGACACGGAGCCCTCAGACACCGAGACTGTCGAGTTGCTCGATGCTTTCGATGATGCACTTGATGACCCAGAATTCAAGGAAGAGCTTCTCAAACGAATATCTGATTAG
- a CDS encoding DEAD/DEAH box helicase, whose translation MEKPGRGEAQWEVWQNIKRSLSTDWAAGYYNYPIRDAHNRFEHVPDIFVLHADLGILVFTCRRYTIDDIDTVTNERWEISGDADYPLSEVVNQLARIHSQITGIPETMSLAGKISRIAAVALPNITHEEWADADFPEVNGLILFESDLQNSNLYERLEEEKDGESITEDEFKTARRRINQGDILSSNREPISEDELLHTKKSLYRAATWGFDLREQDKQQEQIGLHIPPGPQQIRGIAGSGKTTIMAKKAAVMHTQRPEWDIVFTFNTRSLYQTIRKAIGRFYNDLSDGEEFGDNLRVWHAWGQDPSRTGPDEQHKGLYREIAKRAGISPYRLIHQTPGNPSLEAHCRDLLEADEDIPQLYDAILIDEAQDFGPNFYRMCYEALKEPKRLIWAYDEAQSLSKLSAPSPKTIFGDEYSGDDGIDMSGFYEGGITKSFVMRQSYRTPREVLMAGHALGMGLYRDDGIVNTLTTKDDWRAIGYEVGENSNFSDIGSEIRIRRNRDLSPHPLQSHVEPGELIEKSFCDSFEAEIEKVSQQVINDIEEEELDPEQILVVCVGPYDYSSEPSNETARNVRAARIASKLNSLGEDRLERDDSHNLAHIPTSGSRDEFWQEDRVTISGINRAKGNEAASVYIVGSEQIPKSNWERVLIENNNLLWRDNYAQVRNEIFVGITRSEGWCHISGVGDTENDFLREVDEVLSIVSTDEPELVFAAPNPKDMDGNISLDDSVPREIDYFSES comes from the coding sequence ATGGAAAAGCCAGGTCGGGGGGAAGCCCAGTGGGAAGTATGGCAGAATATAAAACGGTCTCTAAGTACTGACTGGGCTGCTGGATACTATAATTATCCAATTAGAGACGCACACAATCGATTTGAACACGTCCCAGACATTTTCGTTCTACATGCTGACCTCGGGATATTGGTATTCACTTGCCGACGTTACACTATTGATGATATTGACACGGTTACAAATGAGAGGTGGGAAATTTCCGGCGATGCAGATTATCCTCTCTCAGAAGTCGTAAATCAGCTCGCGCGGATACATTCACAGATTACTGGGATTCCGGAGACGATGAGTCTTGCTGGCAAGATATCACGAATTGCTGCCGTTGCCCTTCCAAATATTACACACGAGGAATGGGCTGATGCAGATTTTCCGGAAGTAAATGGTTTGATTCTGTTTGAGTCAGACCTTCAAAATAGTAATCTCTACGAGCGGCTGGAAGAAGAAAAAGATGGGGAGAGTATAACAGAAGACGAATTTAAAACGGCAAGACGGCGGATTAACCAGGGAGATATACTTTCATCAAACCGCGAACCAATATCTGAAGATGAGCTACTACACACAAAGAAGAGTTTATACCGAGCTGCTACATGGGGATTCGACCTTCGCGAACAGGACAAGCAGCAGGAACAGATTGGGTTACATATTCCTCCGGGCCCCCAGCAAATCCGTGGTATTGCGGGGTCAGGGAAAACCACTATAATGGCCAAAAAGGCGGCAGTAATGCACACTCAACGACCCGAATGGGATATTGTCTTCACATTTAATACGAGGAGTCTATATCAAACGATTCGGAAGGCAATTGGAAGATTCTATAACGACCTATCAGATGGAGAGGAATTTGGAGATAATCTTCGCGTCTGGCATGCTTGGGGACAAGACCCATCTCGGACTGGGCCTGATGAACAGCACAAAGGGTTATATCGCGAAATTGCGAAACGCGCGGGTATCTCTCCATATCGACTAATACATCAAACACCTGGGAACCCCTCGTTAGAAGCACACTGTAGGGACCTTTTGGAGGCTGATGAGGATATTCCTCAGCTCTACGATGCTATTCTGATTGATGAGGCTCAGGATTTCGGACCGAACTTCTATAGGATGTGTTATGAGGCACTCAAAGAGCCTAAGCGATTGATATGGGCCTACGACGAAGCACAGAGTCTTAGTAAACTATCTGCCCCAAGTCCAAAGACGATATTTGGGGATGAATACTCTGGTGACGATGGTATTGATATGAGTGGCTTCTACGAAGGAGGGATAACAAAGAGTTTTGTCATGAGACAATCTTATCGGACGCCCAGAGAAGTGTTAATGGCGGGTCATGCCTTGGGTATGGGTCTTTACAGAGATGATGGAATTGTGAATACTCTCACCACAAAGGATGACTGGAGAGCAATTGGTTATGAGGTTGGAGAGAATAGTAATTTCTCTGATATAGGAAGCGAAATCCGCATCCGTCGAAACAGGGACTTGTCACCTCATCCACTTCAGAGCCATGTTGAGCCTGGCGAGCTGATTGAAAAGTCATTCTGTGATAGCTTTGAAGCTGAAATTGAGAAGGTTTCTCAGCAGGTCATTAACGATATTGAAGAAGAAGAGCTAGACCCAGAACAGATATTAGTCGTCTGTGTTGGGCCATACGACTACTCCTCTGAGCCATCAAATGAAACGGCACGAAATGTTCGTGCCGCTCGCATCGCGAGCAAATTAAACTCATTAGGAGAAGACCGACTAGAAAGAGATGATTCCCATAATTTAGCCCATATCCCAACTTCTGGAAGTCGAGATGAGTTTTGGCAAGAAGATAGGGTTACTATTTCAGGAATAAATAGGGCAAAAGGAAATGAAGCAGCTTCGGTGTACATCGTTGGGTCGGAACAGATTCCAAAATCTAATTGGGAAAGAGTTTTGATTGAAAACAATAATTTACTATGGCGTGATAATTATGCACAAGTCCGTAACGAGATTTTCGTCGGAATCACGCGCTCCGAAGGATGGTGCCACATTTCTGGAGTAGGCGATACCGAGAACGACTTCTTGAGAGAAGTAGATGAAGTTCTCAGTATCGTCTCCACTGATGAGCCTGAATTGGTTTTTGCCGCTCCGAACCCGAAGGATATGGATGGTAACATTTCTTTAGATGATTCTGTTCCACGAGAGATTGATTACTTCTCAGAATCCTAA
- a CDS encoding UvrD-helicase domain-containing protein, producing MRRASDDDDGSPEPNKKQRKLINNTDGTYLVDAGAGTGKTFAVTRRYANILDTTDSSPDDILLITFTRNAAREMKDRIVRHCDYSMAELADAPIQTFHSLCHDILQEHGFDAPSLLGIDDHIPSTTRIIEDDLVEEALFQEFFEQFTDGHPEYSNILRTISDPTELLDLINELAAKGVFPTKDGWYRDSESHLDGDYSEFKQQFDQMNTPRNEGSKQSRLRSKLYRYGKNKCYLPNAPPKDEIRGDGKQVPEELALRVFDEDRESLKEFVHDVYFEYLQFALSRNYLNFGFLQLFAFVLLCEDHHLREQHGFDYVMVDEFQDSSEIQFKLALLLADTDNICVVGDWKQSIYSFQYAAVENILEFRDRLSQFASELNSDHKRVEYDTSSVQNIELEENYRSTQTILDFSEESLVVPAAKYDSVDVESVRNRIVHLNSNSDHDNSTIRALQHEDEHEALLTAIDTIVGSPEYRVEDDDGDLRLPQYRDIAVLTRTRDFGRELQQVADDHGLPMAYEGGIELFRTDQAKLLLAWLRILEHDGERGWAPVLERAGYTLDEVKHILETESYPDEMLAFRDTLTSLDSLGGVVRRVFERYGFTGPRADVLLHTIESIRKTTTLTHGDLIRFIANGIEHGSTHEVNTSAEDNSVTVQTIHATKGLEHPIVIVANMNSGRFPPSSGGSQTIMYDDATGLRHRKTYSEAHGQPYIYDNWRVDVLRRCLGRDYDEERRLLYVAITRAESHVLFTAGDDPNTFLEELPVDVQSGDPDVPSFDTSKDEGQVLEISLPDGIGPEGYSPHSLMDETVYEEVEGGEGMEFGTRVHEYAEQYCLGADVDPRNADERHVKSLLDSLPGKLHAEENAYLPLETERGRVTLSGVIDLLHLTSDTVEIIDYKTDRSRHAEPEYRKQLSVYYHVLTDMYPERTVRPSIFYTQSGEQVSIDALSKSELRQLVMETSTE from the coding sequence ATGAGAAGAGCGTCAGATGATGACGACGGTAGTCCTGAGCCGAATAAAAAGCAGCGAAAGCTCATCAACAACACAGACGGTACGTATCTCGTAGACGCCGGAGCCGGCACGGGAAAGACGTTTGCTGTCACCCGCCGGTATGCAAATATTCTCGATACGACGGATAGCTCGCCGGATGATATTCTATTGATTACCTTCACTCGGAATGCGGCCCGTGAGATGAAAGACCGCATAGTCCGCCACTGTGATTACAGTATGGCTGAACTGGCTGATGCACCAATTCAGACCTTCCACAGTCTCTGTCATGATATTCTTCAGGAACACGGATTCGACGCTCCATCCCTCCTCGGCATTGACGACCACATTCCGAGCACCACCCGAATAATCGAGGATGACCTCGTTGAGGAGGCTCTCTTTCAGGAGTTCTTCGAGCAATTCACCGATGGCCATCCCGAGTACAGCAATATCCTCCGAACGATATCTGACCCCACCGAGCTGCTCGACCTCATTAACGAGCTCGCTGCCAAGGGAGTCTTTCCAACGAAAGACGGGTGGTATCGTGATAGTGAGAGCCACCTCGATGGTGACTACTCCGAATTCAAACAGCAGTTCGACCAGATGAACACCCCACGCAACGAGGGGAGCAAGCAATCACGGCTTCGGTCGAAGCTCTATCGCTACGGAAAGAACAAATGCTATCTACCGAATGCGCCTCCGAAAGATGAAATCCGAGGTGATGGGAAGCAGGTTCCGGAGGAACTCGCTCTCCGAGTGTTCGATGAGGACCGAGAGTCGCTCAAAGAATTTGTCCACGACGTGTACTTCGAGTACCTCCAATTCGCTCTCTCTCGTAATTACCTGAACTTCGGATTCCTCCAACTGTTCGCATTCGTCCTGTTGTGTGAAGACCACCACCTTCGCGAGCAACACGGGTTCGACTACGTGATGGTCGACGAGTTTCAGGACTCTAGTGAGATTCAATTCAAATTGGCCTTGCTCTTAGCTGATACTGACAACATCTGTGTCGTGGGTGACTGGAAGCAGAGTATCTATTCGTTCCAGTATGCTGCTGTAGAGAACATTTTGGAGTTTCGTGACCGGCTATCACAGTTCGCATCAGAATTGAACAGTGACCACAAACGGGTAGAGTATGACACTTCATCGGTCCAGAATATCGAACTCGAAGAGAACTATCGGTCGACCCAGACGATACTGGATTTCTCCGAGGAGAGCTTGGTCGTTCCAGCAGCGAAATATGATTCAGTCGATGTCGAATCCGTACGCAATCGTATCGTCCACCTCAACTCGAATTCCGACCATGACAACTCTACCATTCGGGCCTTACAACACGAGGACGAGCACGAAGCACTTCTAACGGCTATCGATACTATCGTCGGAAGTCCCGAGTATCGCGTTGAAGATGACGACGGGGACCTTCGCCTTCCACAGTATCGTGACATCGCAGTACTGACTCGAACACGTGATTTCGGCCGGGAACTCCAACAGGTTGCAGACGACCACGGGCTTCCGATGGCCTACGAGGGCGGTATCGAACTCTTCCGAACAGACCAGGCGAAGCTGCTTCTGGCGTGGCTTCGTATTCTCGAACACGATGGAGAACGAGGTTGGGCACCGGTCCTAGAGCGTGCTGGATACACTCTTGACGAGGTTAAACACATCCTCGAAACGGAATCCTATCCCGACGAGATGCTGGCGTTCCGTGATACCCTCACATCGCTTGACTCCCTCGGGGGCGTAGTTCGTCGGGTATTCGAACGGTATGGCTTCACTGGTCCGCGCGCTGATGTGCTGCTGCATACTATCGAGTCTATCCGCAAGACGACGACACTCACCCACGGAGACCTCATTCGATTCATCGCAAACGGTATCGAACACGGGAGCACGCACGAAGTGAATACGAGTGCGGAGGACAATTCGGTCACCGTCCAGACTATACACGCCACGAAAGGTCTCGAACATCCAATCGTTATTGTGGCGAATATGAATAGCGGGCGTTTCCCCCCATCAAGTGGTGGAAGCCAGACGATAATGTACGACGATGCCACGGGGCTGAGGCATCGCAAAACGTACTCTGAAGCACACGGGCAGCCGTATATTTACGACAACTGGAGGGTAGATGTACTCCGTAGGTGTTTAGGACGGGACTACGATGAGGAACGACGGCTGCTCTACGTAGCGATTACTCGTGCAGAGAGTCATGTCCTATTTACTGCCGGTGATGACCCGAATACGTTCCTTGAAGAACTTCCTGTGGATGTGCAATCTGGCGACCCAGACGTGCCAAGCTTCGATACTTCGAAAGACGAGGGTCAGGTGTTAGAAATCTCTCTCCCGGACGGTATTGGTCCTGAAGGTTACTCCCCTCATTCGCTAATGGACGAAACAGTCTACGAGGAGGTCGAAGGCGGAGAGGGAATGGAGTTTGGTACTCGGGTGCATGAATACGCCGAGCAGTATTGCCTCGGGGCAGATGTAGACCCACGGAATGCTGATGAGAGACACGTGAAATCTCTTCTCGATTCCCTTCCTGGCAAACTCCACGCGGAAGAGAATGCGTATCTACCTCTCGAAACTGAGCGGGGAAGAGTCACTCTTTCTGGCGTCATCGATTTACTCCATCTGACTTCAGATACTGTCGAAATCATCGACTACAAAACTGATAGAAGCCGCCATGCTGAGCCGGAATACCGGAAGCAACTGAGCGTCTACTACCACGTCCTCACCGATATGTATCCTGAACGGACGGTACGCCCGTCGATATTCTACACTCAATCTGGAGAACAGGTCTCTATTGACGCGCTATCCAAATCAGAACTGCGCCAGCTCGTTATGGAGACGAGCACTGAGTGA
- a CDS encoding PD-(D/E)XK nuclease family protein encodes MPIQQAKSLPALYDDVKGYDLVLVPDAPLASALSRQLDRPHLGTFATTPRRLAAGRREQVEERTAFLELLHKTDLSWKQAAYLGEEIIHCWEYTAQPDGILEYDQFDNAAVEQAVEHVRHLDTTSRYLTDHEIDETTDLAVIGYPQLTELERSILPSDYDTVDRFTDGKFDQPPFSLFDTSADIINAILSTIDEQTADEVAIVLDAGSEFSPLIESALDAADIPFYGGPGFLDEPDHRAFLQLLRIAFRGNDVRVSDVQPVLQHVGREVDTDHEEKRLHRLDAPEGDWLIDWCNSVEAGDLTFETALEEYEALLDDTELRAFHEELETLGLASQTVTEARVDDLAFYLQSYEVPIDRENEGVLLADAKSATHVDRPLVFYIGLDDDWTRTPPRRPWVDRETEFDRHLRQFQLLLQNGASQYYLIRDTVGGSPVTPCLYFEELLEESYSRFADLSTERYITQESPSEKPFEAESRPVSATELTTISQSSLSTYVNSPRDYFFDRIVDSPDKDYFREGNLFHEFAEFYVHHPDAVSAEDIDDLAELMVAEMEPFVRDIDERVHRTRYRAGLQNIISFLDRHAPDSDQLAINSRRREENAFAEHFDRAVGADISEQWFDNEDLGAKGKIDLVASSHRLVDYKSGSKKSATQVVKNSSIDDISDTPNFQAILYLAHQRTKHPNEQLEFVFVHFLENLDDIVQGSANLDDTLTTVQYYPIPYVEYIASEETYEQLRDEGSNDCQKTLSKSSYEDYAAVFEDSDFPATRDRDELIESEFGRVFTSKMKDVVGDYKYVENGCKQAMRDLMRIRNRNYFEDELDAFEEFIRERLQELNARRAGEGRFPIADLVDEPNYRRVNHRDLLLEDGR; translated from the coding sequence GTGCCAATTCAGCAGGCGAAGTCCCTTCCTGCTCTCTATGACGACGTCAAGGGATACGACCTCGTTCTTGTTCCGGACGCACCTCTTGCCAGCGCACTGAGCCGACAGTTGGACCGCCCCCACCTGGGAACGTTTGCGACGACTCCTCGGAGATTAGCTGCCGGGCGACGTGAGCAAGTCGAAGAGCGGACAGCCTTTCTCGAACTGCTCCACAAGACAGACCTTTCCTGGAAGCAGGCGGCCTACCTTGGCGAAGAAATCATCCACTGCTGGGAATATACCGCCCAACCGGATGGTATTCTGGAGTACGACCAGTTCGATAATGCTGCTGTCGAACAGGCTGTTGAGCACGTCCGTCATCTCGACACGACCTCTCGATATCTCACTGACCACGAAATCGATGAAACGACAGACTTGGCTGTCATCGGGTACCCCCAATTGACCGAGTTGGAGCGGTCAATTCTGCCATCTGACTACGATACTGTCGACCGCTTCACTGACGGGAAATTCGACCAGCCACCGTTCAGTCTCTTCGACACATCTGCGGACATTATCAACGCGATTCTCTCCACAATCGATGAGCAGACTGCCGATGAGGTCGCAATCGTCCTCGATGCGGGTAGCGAGTTCTCTCCCCTGATTGAATCGGCGTTAGACGCTGCTGATATCCCATTCTATGGTGGTCCAGGATTCCTTGATGAGCCTGACCATCGGGCATTTCTACAACTCCTCCGCATCGCTTTCCGGGGGAACGACGTCCGTGTTTCCGACGTCCAACCGGTCCTTCAACACGTAGGACGGGAAGTAGACACTGACCACGAAGAGAAGCGTCTGCACAGGCTTGATGCTCCTGAAGGTGACTGGCTTATCGACTGGTGTAACAGTGTCGAAGCTGGTGACCTAACGTTCGAGACAGCGCTCGAAGAGTATGAAGCACTCCTTGATGATACGGAGTTGAGGGCGTTTCACGAAGAGCTGGAAACGCTTGGCCTCGCATCCCAGACGGTCACCGAAGCAAGGGTTGACGACTTAGCATTCTACCTACAGTCATACGAGGTTCCCATCGACCGCGAGAATGAAGGTGTCCTTCTTGCCGATGCCAAATCCGCGACCCATGTTGACCGTCCACTCGTGTTCTATATCGGGTTAGATGACGACTGGACAAGGACTCCTCCCCGACGACCATGGGTGGACCGCGAAACTGAATTCGACCGTCATCTCAGGCAATTTCAGCTCCTGCTCCAAAATGGAGCCTCGCAATACTACCTCATTCGGGACACCGTGGGAGGTAGCCCCGTAACGCCGTGTCTGTACTTCGAGGAACTTCTGGAGGAGTCGTACTCCCGTTTCGCAGACCTCAGCACAGAGCGTTATATCACTCAGGAGAGTCCTTCCGAAAAGCCGTTTGAGGCTGAATCGCGGCCAGTCTCTGCAACCGAACTCACAACCATCAGTCAGTCTAGTCTCAGTACCTACGTCAATTCACCCAGAGACTACTTTTTCGACCGAATAGTCGACTCGCCGGACAAGGATTACTTCCGGGAAGGAAACCTCTTCCATGAATTCGCTGAGTTCTATGTCCATCATCCGGATGCGGTTTCTGCTGAGGATATCGATGACTTAGCCGAGTTGATGGTCGCCGAGATGGAGCCGTTCGTTCGCGATATAGACGAACGGGTTCATCGAACGCGATACCGAGCAGGCTTACAGAACATCATCAGCTTTCTCGACCGACATGCACCTGACTCAGACCAGTTAGCTATCAACAGCAGACGTCGTGAAGAGAACGCGTTTGCTGAACACTTCGACCGAGCTGTTGGCGCTGACATCTCGGAGCAGTGGTTCGACAACGAAGACCTGGGTGCAAAGGGCAAAATCGACCTCGTAGCATCATCGCATCGGCTGGTCGACTACAAGAGTGGGTCAAAAAAGTCAGCGACACAGGTGGTCAAGAACTCCTCAATCGACGATATCTCGGACACACCCAACTTCCAGGCTATCCTGTACCTCGCTCATCAGCGGACGAAACATCCCAACGAGCAACTTGAATTCGTCTTCGTCCACTTCTTGGAGAACCTTGACGACATTGTCCAAGGCAGCGCAAACTTGGATGATACGCTTACCACCGTCCAGTACTATCCAATTCCCTACGTCGAGTATATTGCTAGCGAGGAAACCTACGAGCAACTGCGGGATGAGGGGTCGAACGACTGTCAGAAGACACTCTCGAAATCGTCTTATGAGGACTATGCAGCCGTGTTCGAGGACTCCGACTTCCCCGCTACTCGGGACAGGGACGAACTCATCGAATCGGAGTTCGGACGCGTGTTCACGAGCAAAATGAAGGATGTCGTAGGAGACTACAAATACGTCGAAAATGGCTGCAAGCAGGCGATGCGGGACCTCATGCGTATCCGGAATCGGAACTATTTCGAAGATGAACTTGATGCCTTCGAGGAATTCATCCGGGAACGTCTACAGGAGCTTAATGCCCGTCGAGCTGGTGAGGGGCGTTTCCCTATCGCTGACCTCGTAGACGAACCGAATTACCGGCGCGTCAACCACCGCGACCTTCTGCTGGAGGACGGGCGATGA